A window from Citrobacter amalonaticus encodes these proteins:
- the nrdD gene encoding anaerobic ribonucleoside-triphosphate reductase, producing the protein MTPHVMKRDGCKVPFKSERIKEAILRAAKAAGVDDADYCATVAEVVSSQMDARSQVDINEIQTAVENQLMSGPYKQLARAYIEYRHDRDIQREKRGRLNQEIRGLVEQTNSALLNENANKDSKVIPTQRDLLAGIVAKHYARQHLLPRDVVQAHERGDIHYHDLDYSPFFPMFNCMLIDLKGMLTQGFKMGNAEIEPPKSISTATAVTAQIIAQVASHIYGGTTINRIDEVLAPFVTASFNKHRKTAEEWQIPDTDGYAHSRTEKECYDAFQSLEYEVNTLHTANGQTPFVTFGFGLGTSWESRLIQQSILRNRIAGLGKNRKTAVFPKLVFAIRDGLNHKFGDPNYDIKQLALECASKRMYPDILNYDQVVKVTGSFKTPMGCRSFLGVWENEKGEQVHDGRNNLGVISLNLPRIALEAGGDEPTFWKLLDDRLTLARKALMTRIARLEGVKARVAPILYMEGACGVRLKADDDIAEIFKNGRASISLGYIGIHETINALFGDTHVYDSEALRAKAVAIVEHLRQAVDKWKEETGYGFSLYSTPSENLCDRFCRLDTAEFGVVPGVTDKGYYTNSFHLDVEKKVNPYDKIDFEAPYPPLASGGFICYGEYPNIQHNLKALEDVWDYSYQHVPYYGTNTPIDECYECGFTGEFECTSKGFTCPKCGNHDAARVSVTRRVCGYLGSPDARPFNAGKQEEVKRRVKHLGNGQIG; encoded by the coding sequence ATGACACCGCATGTGATGAAACGAGATGGCTGTAAAGTGCCGTTTAAATCAGAGCGCATCAAAGAAGCCATTCTGCGTGCAGCTAAAGCAGCGGGAGTCGATGACGCAGATTACTGCGCCACCGTCGCAGAAGTCGTTAGCAGTCAGATGGACGCGCGTAGCCAGGTCGATATTAATGAGATCCAGACGGCGGTTGAAAACCAACTGATGTCAGGCCCTTACAAGCAGCTGGCGCGCGCCTACATTGAATATCGCCATGACCGTGATATTCAGCGAGAGAAACGCGGTCGTCTGAACCAGGAAATTCGCGGCCTGGTAGAACAGACCAATTCCGCGTTGCTCAATGAAAACGCCAATAAAGACAGTAAAGTCATCCCGACCCAGCGCGACCTGCTGGCCGGTATCGTCGCCAAACACTACGCCCGTCAGCATCTGCTGCCGCGTGATGTGGTACAGGCGCACGAGCGCGGTGATATTCACTACCATGATCTTGACTATTCCCCGTTCTTCCCGATGTTCAACTGCATGCTTATCGATCTCAAAGGGATGCTGACGCAGGGCTTTAAGATGGGTAACGCAGAAATCGAGCCGCCAAAATCCATCTCTACCGCCACCGCCGTGACCGCGCAAATCATCGCGCAGGTCGCCAGCCATATTTACGGCGGCACCACCATTAACCGTATTGATGAAGTACTGGCGCCATTCGTGACTGCCAGCTTTAACAAGCACCGTAAGACGGCGGAAGAGTGGCAAATTCCGGATACCGACGGCTACGCGCATTCCCGTACCGAGAAAGAGTGCTACGACGCCTTCCAGTCTCTGGAATATGAGGTCAATACGCTGCATACCGCCAACGGCCAGACGCCATTTGTGACCTTTGGTTTCGGCCTGGGTACCAGTTGGGAATCGCGCCTGATTCAGCAGTCCATTCTGCGTAACCGTATCGCCGGTCTGGGCAAAAATCGCAAAACCGCCGTGTTCCCGAAACTGGTGTTTGCGATTCGTGACGGCCTGAACCACAAATTTGGCGATCCGAACTACGACATCAAACAACTGGCGCTGGAGTGTGCCAGCAAGCGCATGTATCCGGACATCCTGAACTACGATCAGGTCGTGAAAGTCACCGGTTCGTTCAAAACCCCGATGGGCTGCCGCAGCTTCCTCGGCGTGTGGGAAAACGAGAAAGGCGAACAGGTTCACGATGGGCGTAACAACCTCGGCGTGATCAGCCTTAACCTGCCGCGTATCGCGCTGGAAGCAGGTGGTGATGAGCCGACGTTCTGGAAACTGCTGGACGATCGTCTGACGCTGGCGCGTAAAGCGCTAATGACCCGTATTGCCCGTCTGGAAGGCGTTAAGGCTCGCGTCGCGCCGATCCTCTATATGGAAGGCGCCTGCGGCGTACGTCTGAAAGCCGATGATGATATCGCGGAAATCTTCAAAAACGGTCGTGCATCGATTTCACTGGGCTACATTGGTATCCACGAAACCATCAACGCGCTGTTTGGTGATACGCATGTCTACGACAGCGAAGCGCTGCGCGCGAAAGCGGTTGCCATTGTTGAGCATCTGCGTCAGGCCGTCGATAAATGGAAAGAAGAGACCGGCTACGGCTTTAGCCTGTACAGCACGCCGAGTGAAAACCTGTGTGACCGCTTCTGCCGTCTGGATACCGCCGAGTTTGGCGTCGTGCCGGGCGTCACCGATAAAGGATACTACACCAACAGTTTCCACCTCGATGTGGAGAAGAAGGTGAACCCGTACGACAAAATCGATTTTGAAGCGCCTTACCCGCCGTTGGCGAGCGGTGGCTTCATTTGCTATGGCGAATACCCGAACATCCAGCACAACCTGAAAGCGCTGGAAGATGTCTGGGACTACAGCTATCAGCATGTGCCGTATTACGGCACCAATACGCCAATCGATGAATGCTACGAGTGCGGCTTTACCGGTGAGTTCGAATGCACCAGCAAAGGCTTCACCTGTCCGAAATGCGGTAATCACGACGCGGCACGCGTGTCGGTAACCCGCCGCGTCTGCGGTTATTTAGGCAGCCCGGACGCACGTCCGTTTAACGCCGGTAAACAAGAAGAAGTGAAGCGTCGCGTTAAACATTTAGGGAATGGGCAGATCGGTTAA
- the nrdG gene encoding anaerobic ribonucleoside-triphosphate reductase-activating protein, with translation MNYHQYYPVDIVNGPGTRCTLFVSGCVHECPGCYNKSTWRLNSGQPFTKAMEDQIIRDLNDTRIHRQGISLSGGDPLHPQNVPDILKLVQRIRAECAGKDIWVWTGYKLDELNAAQMQVVDLINVLVDGKFVQDLKDPALIWRGSSNQVVHHLR, from the coding sequence ATGAATTATCACCAGTATTATCCCGTCGATATCGTTAACGGCCCCGGTACCCGCTGCACCCTGTTTGTTTCAGGGTGCGTACACGAATGCCCCGGCTGCTATAACAAAAGCACCTGGCGGCTGAACTCCGGTCAGCCGTTCACGAAAGCAATGGAAGACCAGATCATCCGCGATCTGAACGATACGCGGATCCACCGCCAGGGGATCTCCCTTTCCGGCGGCGATCCGCTTCATCCGCAGAACGTACCGGATATCCTGAAGCTGGTGCAGCGCATTCGTGCTGAATGTGCAGGTAAAGATATCTGGGTGTGGACCGGCTATAAGCTGGATGAACTCAACGCCGCGCAAATGCAGGTTGTGGACCTCATTAACGTGCTGGTGGACGGCAAATTTGTGCAGGATCTGAAAGACCCGGCGCTGATCTGGCGCGGCAGCAGCAACCAGGTTGTCCATCATTTACGGTAA
- a CDS encoding BglG family transcription antiterminator: MRFPNQRLAQLFTMLQNETLPQDELAQRLSVSTRTVRADITALNALLTQHGAQFILSRGNGYQLRIDDPASYQSLQSQQPSALRIPRTSQERVHYLMVRFLTSAFSLKLEDLADEWFVSRATLQNDMAEVREWLQRYHLTLETRPRHGMKLFGSEMAIRACLTDLLWTLAQQDPANPLVTEEALYAGVPSQLQPLLEEIFNRFHIRLTDEGELFLRLYCAVAVRRISEGYPLSEFTNEEVEENVCLAAREIAAVVQHLANHPLSVSEENWLKVHIAARQVQEIAPSAINADDEEALVNYILRFINSQYNYNLLNDNQLHADLLTHIKTMITRVRYQIMIPNPLLENIKQHYPMAWDMTLAAVSSWGKYTPYAISENEIGFLVLHIGVGLERSYNIGYQRQPKVLLVCDTGNAMVRMIEAVLARKYPQIEIVNTLTLRDYEQRESIAEDFVIATARIGEKDKPVVQIAPFPTDYQLEQIGKLVLVDRTRPWMLNKYFDAAHFRIIEGEMDQQTLFKTLCDQLQREGFVDAEFLDSVVEREAIVSTMLGDSIALPHALGLLAKKTVVYTVLAPQGIAWGDETAHVIFLLAISKSEYEEAMAIYDIFVTFLRERAMTRLCGSQNFAEFKAVAMECVSRF; this comes from the coding sequence GTGCGATTCCCCAACCAACGTTTGGCGCAACTGTTTACGATGTTGCAAAACGAGACGCTGCCGCAGGATGAGCTGGCGCAGCGGTTGTCGGTTTCCACACGAACTGTTCGTGCTGATATTACAGCGCTCAACGCCCTGCTGACTCAGCACGGCGCGCAGTTTATCCTCAGCCGGGGCAACGGTTATCAGCTCAGGATCGATGACCCGGCAAGCTATCAGTCCCTGCAATCGCAGCAGCCCAGCGCGCTGCGAATTCCGCGCACCAGTCAGGAACGCGTACATTACCTGATGGTACGTTTTCTGACATCCGCCTTTTCTCTCAAACTCGAAGATTTAGCTGATGAATGGTTTGTCAGTCGGGCGACGCTACAAAACGACATGGCAGAAGTGCGTGAATGGCTGCAACGCTATCATTTGACGCTGGAAACGCGTCCGCGCCATGGCATGAAACTGTTCGGCAGCGAGATGGCGATCCGCGCCTGCCTGACCGACCTTCTCTGGACGCTGGCGCAGCAGGATCCCGCTAATCCGCTGGTGACCGAAGAGGCGCTGTATGCCGGGGTGCCATCGCAGCTTCAACCGCTGCTTGAGGAGATTTTCAATCGCTTCCATATTCGCCTTACTGACGAAGGCGAGTTGTTTTTACGTCTGTACTGCGCGGTCGCGGTACGCCGTATCAGCGAAGGGTATCCGTTGTCGGAATTCACCAACGAAGAGGTGGAAGAGAACGTGTGCCTGGCGGCGCGTGAGATTGCCGCTGTCGTGCAGCATCTGGCAAATCATCCGCTGTCGGTGTCGGAAGAGAACTGGCTGAAGGTACATATCGCGGCGCGGCAGGTGCAGGAGATTGCGCCCAGTGCGATCAATGCCGACGACGAGGAAGCGCTGGTCAATTACATCCTGCGGTTTATCAACAGCCAGTACAACTATAACCTGTTGAATGATAACCAGCTTCATGCGGATTTACTCACTCACATCAAAACGATGATCACCCGGGTGCGCTATCAGATCATGATCCCGAACCCGCTGCTGGAGAACATCAAGCAACACTATCCCATGGCATGGGATATGACCCTGGCGGCAGTCTCCAGTTGGGGTAAATACACCCCTTACGCCATCAGCGAAAACGAGATCGGCTTTCTGGTGTTACACATCGGCGTTGGGCTTGAACGTAGTTACAACATCGGTTACCAGCGGCAGCCAAAAGTTCTGCTGGTCTGCGACACGGGAAATGCGATGGTGCGGATGATTGAAGCGGTACTGGCGCGCAAATATCCGCAGATCGAGATTGTAAACACGCTGACGCTGCGTGATTACGAACAGCGCGAGAGTATCGCGGAGGACTTTGTGATCGCCACGGCGCGGATCGGTGAGAAAGACAAGCCGGTCGTGCAGATCGCTCCGTTTCCTACCGACTATCAACTGGAGCAGATCGGTAAGTTAGTGCTGGTAGACAGAACCCGTCCGTGGATGCTGAACAAATACTTCGATGCCGCGCATTTTCGTATTATCGAAGGCGAGATGGACCAGCAGACGCTGTTTAAAACCTTGTGCGATCAGTTGCAGCGTGAAGGATTTGTCGACGCGGAATTCCTCGATTCGGTGGTGGAACGTGAGGCGATTGTCAGCACGATGCTCGGTGACAGCATTGCGCTGCCGCACGCCCTCGGACTGCTGGCGAAAAAAACGGTGGTCTACACGGTGCTCGCCCCGCAGGGTATCGCCTGGGGGGACGAAACCGCACATGTGATCTTTTTACTCGCTATCAGTAAAAGCGAGTACGAAGAGGCAATGGCCATCTACGATATCTTTGTCACTTTCCTGCGTGAACGCGCTATGACGCGACTGTGCGGCAGCCAAAACTTCGCCGAGTTTAAAGCGGTGGCAATGGAGTGTGTGAGTCGTTTTTGA
- the dagF gene encoding 2-dehydro-3-deoxy-phosphogluconate aldolase: MKLTPNFYRDRVCLNVLAGSKENARDIYDAAEGHVLVGVLSKNYPDVESAVADMRDYAALIHNALSVGLGAGDPNQSAMVSEISRQVQPQHVNQVFTGVATSRALLGQSETVVNGLVSPTGTPGLVKISTGPLSSKAADGIVPVETAIALLKDMGGSSIKYFPMGGLKCRDEFNAVAEACACHDFWLEPTGGIDLENYAEILQIALDAGVSKIIPHIYSSIIDKVSGNTRPDDVRQLLALTRACVG, from the coding sequence ATGAAATTGACCCCGAACTTTTATCGCGATCGCGTCTGCCTGAATGTACTGGCCGGCTCGAAAGAGAACGCGCGTGACATTTACGACGCGGCGGAAGGTCATGTGCTGGTGGGTGTACTCTCCAAAAATTACCCGGATGTCGAAAGCGCGGTGGCGGATATGCGTGACTACGCGGCACTTATCCACAATGCGCTCTCCGTAGGGCTGGGGGCGGGCGATCCGAACCAGTCGGCGATGGTCAGTGAAATCTCTCGCCAGGTTCAGCCGCAACACGTCAACCAGGTGTTCACCGGCGTGGCAACCAGCCGCGCCCTGCTCGGGCAGAGTGAGACGGTGGTCAACGGTCTGGTATCGCCGACTGGTACGCCTGGTCTGGTCAAAATTTCCACCGGGCCGCTGAGTAGCAAAGCGGCGGACGGCATTGTCCCGGTCGAAACGGCTATCGCGCTGCTGAAAGATATGGGCGGTAGCTCGATCAAATACTTCCCGATGGGCGGTCTGAAATGCCGTGACGAGTTTAACGCGGTGGCTGAAGCCTGTGCGTGTCATGATTTCTGGCTGGAGCCAACCGGCGGGATCGATCTGGAAAACTACGCTGAGATTCTGCAAATTGCCCTCGACGCGGGCGTCAGTAAAATCATTCCTCACATTTATAGTTCTATTATTGATAAGGTAAGCGGAAACACCCGTCCGGACGATGTGCGCCAGTTGCTGGCGCTGACCAGGGCGTGTGTAGGTTAA
- a CDS encoding DgaE family pyridoxal phosphate-dependent ammonia lyase — protein sequence MPSIFEKYHLKQVINTSGRMTALGVSTPRPEVVEAAMAGMNQYFEMKDLVNKTGEYIAKLLDVEGATVVSCASAGIAQSVAAVLVQDSDWLLENLHVTPIENNEIVLPKGHNVNFGAPVGTMVALGGGKLVEAGYANECSAAQLAAAITPRTAAILYIKSHHCVQKSMLSVEQAVVVARKHNLPLIVDAAAEEDLQCYYRSGADLVIYSGAKAIEGPTSGLVIGKTQYVEWVKRQTAGIGRAMKVGKEGILGLTCAIELYLNAQKESGAEMVEKMSPFIDALNALNGVTARVVWDSAGRDIARAEIKFDEAVTGIATGELVEALKQGEYAIYFRGYKANEGIIEADVRSVDRAQLDIVAHRIGDVINQEKQA from the coding sequence ATGCCTTCGATTTTTGAGAAATACCATTTAAAGCAGGTAATTAATACCTCCGGACGAATGACGGCGCTGGGCGTGTCCACGCCGCGCCCGGAAGTGGTGGAAGCGGCGATGGCCGGTATGAACCAGTACTTTGAGATGAAAGATCTGGTGAATAAAACCGGGGAATACATTGCGAAGCTGCTGGATGTGGAAGGGGCGACGGTGGTTTCCTGTGCGTCTGCGGGCATTGCTCAGTCGGTGGCCGCCGTGCTGGTCCAGGACAGCGACTGGTTGCTGGAGAACCTGCACGTCACACCGATTGAGAATAACGAAATCGTGTTGCCGAAAGGGCACAACGTTAACTTTGGTGCGCCGGTTGGCACGATGGTGGCGCTGGGCGGTGGCAAGCTGGTGGAAGCCGGATATGCCAATGAATGCTCTGCCGCACAGCTGGCGGCGGCAATCACCCCACGCACGGCGGCGATTCTTTACATCAAATCCCACCACTGCGTACAAAAAAGCATGCTCAGCGTTGAGCAGGCCGTCGTCGTGGCGCGTAAACACAATCTGCCGCTGATTGTTGATGCGGCGGCGGAAGAAGATCTGCAGTGCTACTACCGTTCGGGGGCCGATCTGGTGATCTACAGCGGCGCGAAGGCGATCGAAGGCCCTACCAGCGGACTGGTCATCGGCAAAACCCAGTACGTCGAGTGGGTGAAACGCCAGACGGCGGGTATTGGTCGGGCGATGAAGGTCGGCAAAGAGGGGATTCTCGGCCTGACCTGTGCCATTGAACTCTATTTGAATGCGCAGAAAGAGAGCGGCGCGGAGATGGTGGAAAAAATGTCGCCGTTTATTGATGCGCTGAATGCGCTCAACGGTGTGACCGCTCGCGTGGTGTGGGACAGCGCGGGACGGGATATCGCCCGCGCAGAAATTAAGTTTGATGAAGCTGTTACCGGCATCGCGACAGGCGAACTGGTGGAAGCCCTCAAGCAGGGTGAATACGCGATTTACTTCCGTGGTTACAAAGCCAACGAAGGAATTATTGAAGCAGATGTGCGCAGTGTTGATCGTGCACAGTTGGACATTGTGGCGCACCGGATTGGCGACGTGATTAATCAGGAGAAACAAGCATGA
- a CDS encoding amidohydrolase/deacetylase family metallohydrolase — MFDLLLRRARLVDDTVCDIALKDGKIAALGEINDPAVKTVELNGEYYVSAGWIDSHVHCYPNSPIYHDEPDSVGIATGVTTVVDAGSTGADDIDDFYTLTRDAATEVYALLNISRVGLIAQNELANMANIDADAVQQAVKRYPDFIVGLKARMSSSVVGENGITPLERAKAMQQANGDLPLMVHIGNNPPDLDEIAERLTAGDIITHCYNGKPNRILTPEGELRASVTRAIQRGVRLDVGHGTASLSFAVAKRAISLGILPHTISSDIYCRNRINGPVHSLANVMSKFLAIGMSLPQVINCVTANAADGLRLKSKGRLQPGLDADLTLFTLKRQPTVLIDAENDSLQAEKLLVPLAAIRAGKGYMTEQGSAEHAFDF, encoded by the coding sequence ATGTTTGATTTACTCCTTCGCCGTGCGCGTCTGGTTGACGATACGGTCTGTGATATCGCCCTGAAGGACGGCAAAATCGCCGCGTTAGGCGAGATAAACGACCCGGCGGTGAAAACCGTTGAGCTCAACGGCGAGTACTACGTCAGCGCCGGATGGATTGATTCCCACGTTCACTGTTATCCAAATTCCCCGATTTATCACGACGAACCGGACAGCGTAGGCATTGCCACCGGCGTGACGACCGTGGTGGATGCGGGCAGTACCGGTGCCGATGATATTGATGATTTCTATACCCTCACGCGCGACGCCGCGACGGAAGTCTATGCACTTCTGAATATCTCCCGCGTCGGGCTGATTGCACAAAACGAACTGGCGAATATGGCCAACATCGATGCCGACGCGGTACAGCAGGCGGTGAAACGCTACCCTGATTTCATCGTCGGCCTGAAAGCGCGTATGAGCAGCAGCGTGGTGGGTGAAAATGGCATCACGCCGCTGGAACGTGCCAAAGCGATGCAGCAAGCGAACGGTGATTTGCCCCTGATGGTCCACATTGGCAATAACCCGCCGGATCTGGATGAGATCGCGGAGCGCCTGACGGCGGGCGATATCATCACCCACTGCTACAACGGAAAACCCAATCGCATTCTGACGCCGGAGGGTGAACTGCGCGCCTCGGTCACCCGGGCGATTCAGCGCGGCGTGCGTCTGGACGTCGGGCACGGCACGGCCAGCCTGAGTTTTGCGGTGGCGAAACGTGCCATCAGCTTAGGCATTCTGCCGCACACCATCAGTTCTGATATCTATTGCCGCAACCGTATTAACGGCCCGGTGCATTCGCTGGCGAATGTGATGTCGAAATTCCTCGCCATCGGGATGTCGCTGCCGCAAGTCATCAACTGTGTGACGGCGAATGCCGCCGACGGCTTGCGTCTGAAATCCAAAGGTCGCCTCCAGCCAGGTCTGGACGCTGACTTAACCCTCTTTACGCTGAAGCGTCAGCCAACCGTGCTGATCGATGCCGAAAATGACAGCTTACAGGCTGAAAAACTGCTGGTGCCGCTTGCCGCAATACGTGCGGGCAAGGGCTATATGACCGAACAAGGGAGCGCGGAACATGCCTTCGATTTTTGA
- a CDS encoding DUF4310 family protein: MEQNKGFWFADWSFPIFVGLLSSGVFAGTHMYYLYGIGAFNEVAFVAMLKAGIDTGSYGAVAAFGASFLFARIIEGSLVGILDIGGAIQTGVGLGVPALLLGAGIVFPVENFIASLATGLAIGLAIGYVIILARKFTINQSDSTYGADVMMGAGNASGRFLGPLIILSAMTASIPIGVGSLVGALLFYIWQKPITGGAILGAMILGSIFPIAIS, encoded by the coding sequence ATGGAACAGAATAAAGGTTTTTGGTTTGCCGACTGGTCGTTCCCGATCTTCGTTGGCTTGCTCTCCTCCGGCGTGTTTGCCGGGACGCACATGTACTACCTGTACGGGATTGGCGCGTTTAACGAAGTGGCGTTCGTGGCGATGCTGAAAGCGGGGATTGATACCGGATCGTACGGCGCAGTGGCCGCGTTTGGTGCCAGCTTCCTGTTCGCCCGCATTATCGAAGGCTCCCTGGTGGGGATTCTGGATATCGGCGGTGCGATTCAGACCGGCGTTGGTCTGGGGGTTCCGGCGCTGTTGTTGGGCGCAGGCATTGTGTTCCCGGTTGAGAACTTTATCGCTTCTCTCGCTACGGGGCTGGCGATTGGCCTGGCGATTGGTTACGTCATTATCCTGGCGCGTAAGTTCACCATCAATCAGAGTGACTCGACCTACGGGGCGGACGTGATGATGGGGGCCGGTAACGCCTCGGGGCGTTTCCTCGGCCCCTTGATCATCCTCAGCGCGATGACGGCGTCGATCCCTATCGGCGTGGGTTCTTTGGTCGGCGCACTGCTGTTTTACATCTGGCAGAAACCGATCACCGGGGGCGCTATCCTTGGCGCCATGATTTTAGGTTCAATCTTCCCGATTGCGATTAGCTAA
- a CDS encoding DUF4311 domain-containing protein, whose amino-acid sequence MFLIILIKSLIIGALVGVGVGAGAARMFHAPTTQGMGAFRTLGELNSCEGDPASHFSFGLGFFFNAWASSVAAGSFTQDVDHRIIPNWGAAALMIKNRNVGETLHDPKKMAIACGIIGMIVVTFLNLTASSVPEALQVTAVKVLVPAANLLVNTVMPVIFWLAAIDAGKKSGFWATVFGGAAQLIMGNAVPGLVLGILIGKGVEESGWNHVTKVMMAAIVLLFVLSGFFRGFDMKMIESFHMTVPNWLELIHNSLSGK is encoded by the coding sequence ATGTTCCTGATAATTTTAATAAAATCGCTCATCATCGGTGCCCTCGTCGGCGTGGGTGTGGGGGCCGGGGCTGCACGCATGTTTCATGCGCCTACCACACAGGGGATGGGTGCGTTTCGAACTCTGGGGGAACTGAATTCCTGCGAAGGGGATCCGGCTTCTCACTTCTCGTTTGGTCTGGGCTTTTTCTTCAACGCCTGGGCCTCATCCGTTGCGGCGGGCTCGTTCACACAGGACGTGGATCACCGCATCATTCCTAACTGGGGCGCGGCAGCGCTGATGATTAAAAACCGCAATGTCGGTGAAACGCTGCATGACCCGAAAAAGATGGCGATTGCCTGCGGCATCATCGGCATGATCGTCGTGACCTTCCTGAACCTCACAGCCTCTTCCGTACCGGAAGCGTTGCAGGTGACCGCCGTTAAGGTGCTGGTCCCTGCGGCAAACCTGCTGGTCAACACCGTGATGCCGGTGATCTTCTGGCTGGCGGCGATCGACGCGGGTAAGAAATCAGGCTTCTGGGCAACCGTTTTCGGCGGCGCGGCACAGTTGATCATGGGTAACGCCGTACCGGGTCTGGTCCTCGGCATCCTGATTGGTAAAGGCGTTGAAGAGAGCGGCTGGAACCATGTGACCAAAGTGATGATGGCGGCCATCGTTCTGCTGTTCGTCCTGAGCGGCTTCTTCCGTGGCTTCGACATGAAGATGATCGAATCCTTCCACATGACCGTGCCGAACTGGCTCGAACTGATCCACAACTCGCTTAGCGGCAAATAA
- a CDS encoding DUF4312 family protein, producing the protein MKEQFTTTVRVTGKGEAKARAFADALNHVQAAVMKASPHILLRIEPQDVQVVQAREAVRKEAFLFFFLRRERRTYSVELDVTVNVTAINLDKVDFVSQR; encoded by the coding sequence ATGAAAGAACAATTCACCACAACGGTGAGAGTCACCGGTAAAGGCGAAGCCAAAGCGCGCGCCTTTGCCGATGCCCTGAACCACGTTCAGGCCGCGGTCATGAAGGCATCGCCGCACATTTTACTGCGTATTGAGCCACAGGATGTGCAGGTTGTTCAAGCGCGTGAAGCGGTGCGCAAAGAAGCGTTTTTGTTCTTCTTTCTGCGCCGGGAACGACGCACTTACAGCGTGGAGCTGGATGTGACCGTCAACGTGACAGCCATCAATCTGGACAAGGTGGATTTTGTCTCGCAACGCTGA
- a CDS encoding SFCGS family glycine-rich protein produces MEQITVVIGDRLGKGQKVAAGVEKAGGRAVVVPGVAADMKLGDVMKAENATFGISFCGSGGAGAITAQNKYGYKAKYGMRSVDEGVTAINEGCNVLGFGFMDKEELGERLVQAWQKKYGA; encoded by the coding sequence ATGGAACAGATTACAGTCGTGATTGGCGATCGTCTGGGTAAAGGCCAGAAAGTGGCGGCAGGCGTCGAGAAAGCCGGTGGTCGTGCGGTGGTAGTACCGGGCGTTGCCGCGGATATGAAACTGGGGGACGTGATGAAAGCGGAAAACGCCACGTTCGGCATCTCTTTTTGCGGCAGCGGCGGCGCGGGCGCCATCACTGCACAGAACAAATACGGTTACAAAGCCAAATACGGGATGCGCTCTGTGGATGAAGGCGTAACGGCGATTAACGAAGGCTGCAACGTGCTGGGGTTCGGCTTTATGGATAAAGAAGAGCTTGGCGAGCGCCTGGTCCAGGCGTGGCAGAAAAAATACGGCGCGTAA
- a CDS encoding glycine dehydrogenase translates to MNNGAVMNDMGEQVAQIGELADRMLAQVYALLREHHIIPNAVQEQMLTSHVRAMAHRSVTGEPLPQVEASLFDEISADSMALARDVVAAFGNLPEEEAWLLSVHFEVAKDNL, encoded by the coding sequence GTGAATAACGGAGCAGTAATGAACGACATGGGGGAACAGGTGGCGCAGATTGGTGAACTGGCCGATCGCATGCTGGCGCAAGTGTATGCCTTGCTGCGTGAACATCACATCATTCCCAACGCCGTACAGGAACAAATGCTGACGTCTCACGTTCGCGCCATGGCGCACCGGTCGGTGACCGGCGAGCCTTTGCCGCAAGTGGAAGCCAGTTTGTTTGATGAAATTTCAGCCGACTCAATGGCGCTTGCCCGCGACGTGGTCGCAGCGTTTGGCAACCTTCCCGAGGAAGAAGCCTGGCTGCTGTCCGTCCACTTTGAAGTCGCGAAAGACAACCTTTAA
- a CDS encoding DUF2726 domain-containing protein has protein sequence MEYAIFIVVALFVIFFVNKKTAKKKYLNYIDPTNQLSIVAQGDFYKRKLMNKEESYLYRKLENTIKRNKLEHMVFAQVSFGEIIGSKDKAAYGCINSKRADFVIVTRYGDPLAVFEYQGGAHYQGNAIQRDAVKKEACRKAGIAYFEITPGYSDSDIDICLKRITV, from the coding sequence ATGGAATATGCGATATTTATCGTTGTAGCATTGTTTGTTATTTTCTTCGTGAATAAAAAAACCGCCAAGAAGAAATATTTAAATTATATCGATCCGACGAATCAGTTATCCATTGTTGCTCAGGGTGACTTTTATAAGCGTAAGCTTATGAATAAAGAGGAATCATACCTTTACAGAAAGCTTGAAAACACGATAAAGAGAAACAAATTAGAACATATGGTTTTTGCTCAGGTAAGTTTTGGAGAAATTATAGGCTCGAAAGATAAAGCGGCCTATGGTTGTATTAACAGCAAACGTGCTGACTTCGTTATCGTTACGCGATATGGCGATCCTCTTGCGGTTTTTGAATATCAGGGCGGTGCTCATTATCAGGGAAATGCCATTCAACGTGATGCAGTTAAAAAAGAAGCTTGCCGTAAAGCTGGTATCGCCTATTTTGAAATTACGCCTGGATATAGTGACAGTGATATTGATATATGTTTGAAACGTATCACGGTTTAA